The DNA sequence CTGACAGAGTGGGCGAGGGGATGAAGCCTGGGTAGATCATGTAGGTGGGGGCGTATGCTCCTGGGCTCAGGGCCAGGGGGGACAAAGAGACAGGCACAGGGGTGACAGGTGCCACGGGAGAATGGGGCATGGGTACATCCACATACTGGCCTGTCTCAGGGTCAAATAGTCTCTTTGTGGCGGCCTGTATGGGCGTGTCAACCAGGTAATAATGGCCTGTAGTGGGGTCCAAAAGCATCTTGCGCTGGGTTTGTGGGACTGCCTCTCCAGTAGAAGGTGTGGGTGACACAGGCGGGACAGATGGAGAGAAACACAACACCTGCTGCTGTGCTTGAGGCCCAGTTGTTGGCCCCGAGTGGTAGATGCTTGAAGCCGGGTACTCCATGATTAACGGAAATCTTTTTTGCTCAGGTGTCTGCCTGTCAACTGTTTTGATTTGGCTATTGTTTGAACTCACCTCCCTCAAAACAGGCTCTTGATTCAGCAGTTTGATTTCATTTGTGTACCCCAGCCCCGGTATGGTTAAATAGTTCTCAGAGTCTGAGCAGGCCTGTGCGACACTGGGATTAGTGGGAATGATTTTGACCTTTCCCGGCTCCACCTGGCTGTGTTTTGGGGGCTCTATTTTCACCGACAGTGGAGCCACTGGTGTCTTGGAGCTTTTCATAGTTGATGTTTGCGGCACAGAGCTTTGTGGAATAGGGTTACTATCTGAACTAATGCTGATACGTGCCTTATTGCCAAAATGAAGGATGTGTTTGTTACTAAATGTTTTACTTTGCTGTGATTGTGTTTGAAACGTGTTATGGTTATATGGAACATGTATGATATTCAGAGATCCTTTATCTTCCTGTGACTGAGGAATCCTGTCAGTGTTTGTTGTCTCAAGCTCCTCTGCCCCCTGCTCCTCACTGGCAATAAGCGACAACACATGGCTATCTGTGATTGGTTGTGGAGCATGAGTTTTACGCTTCCATTCATTTCTATCAAAAACATAAAGCTGCTCCATTGTTTTGACTGCAGCTTTAAGCTTCTCTAACGCGGCCTGTTTTGGTATTTTGGGCTCGTTTCGCCTTTCAGCCGTCTCACATGCAAATTTTTCCTGCCTCTGTTTTGTCAGTTTGGTTTCAATATTTGGCTGAATTTCTGACTGGTCAGGGGGAAGCTGCTTTGATACAACAATTGGCACCGTACTGGCCGTGCTATGCGATGGTGTATTTTCACTTTGAGATGTTTTAGATGAGATGCCTTTCTCGGCTTGTGTCTGTAACACCTCAGTTGTCTGTTgtttaacatttgtttttacagaGTGACATTTAATCACAATAGGAGATGGTGATACATGCTTAACTGGCTCCTTTGTGGCCTCAAGTTTATCAGCTGCTGTGGAACATTTACTCTCACTATTTTCCAATGAAACAAAGCGATATGAACTTTTTACCAATTTACGGACATCTCTGACCTGATATATTGGGGTTTGAAACTTGCATTTGGTGTCTCTTATGTCTCTAACTGTGAAGTTTGGGATTTTATCTGAAGCAGACAAAACGTGACATTTGGCTTCACCTGCTGTTCTGAATGTGTTCACAGTGTTGAAACTTAGTTTAGGGGTTAACAGGTTGGCAATATTCAGGGTACAGCCTTTATCTTCCTTCACACTCCTCAGGCATATTTTTATCTCAGGGGTTTTTCCCCCCTTCTCGTTTTCTTCTTTGCCTACTATGTTTCCATTATTGCCCGTTTGAAACTCTTTTTCGCATTTCTGTGGGCCAGCAGGTCCGCCTGTGACAGGTGCACAGCTTTGCAAGTCTTTGGTAAAATCCTTCTCTTTTGAAAGGAGCTGGCAGCTTGGAACAAAAAGCAGTCTTGTCAGCATGCTGCTTGTGTCTAATCCTTTTGCTGTGGTCTGCGTGTCAGTTACAGATGGTTCATTTACAGGTTCTGGCTCATCTTGTTTCAGTAAATTAAATGCACTACTTTGACTGTGGCTGAGGGATGCTTTTGGAGGCTCCTGTTGTCCCTTTTCTGAATCATCTTTGCTGCTTTTCTGCTCCCCTGCAGACTCACAGTAAGCGGGTCCGCTGCCCACCAGGCATTGATCATCAGCAGAATTATAACCTGAACCTGATTCTGATGTCTGTCTTTGTAAGCCTTTTCCTTGACTAATGTCTTTCATACCATCTTGATCTTTGAGGTGAAAAGTCGGGGATAGAGCTGGGTATGTGTCACAAATTTCACCCCTCTCCATTTTGCGCTCCTGTTCAAACTGCATCTTTTTGGAAATCACATTTTTCAATAGACTTGATGCAAAAACTGCTCTTTTGTGTGTATCCTCCATGCTATCTGTGTGATGACATTGCATCTCACACCCTGACCTGGCCAACACAGCCCCAGTAACCTTATCGGATTGTGCTTTCTTGGAAGATTTTGGACGTCTGGCGCCTTCAGGCGCTTCAACATTATAGCGGAAATTCAGCGTGACTCCATGCTGCTTTGACTGAACAGGATCTTTCAGTTCGATCTTTTTGCTAGAAGAGGATGATTGTTGAGAAGATGTTCTCTTGTGCAGTGCGTACATTTTGGTTTGTGGAGCTTTCATGCCGGTAATAGACTTACCATGCCTCTTATTCTCCACAGTCTTATTCATTTCCCAAGTTGCGCTGGAAGTCTTGTGCGCAATTACGCTCCGCTCTCTTCCCCGCGATATGTTTCCATAATTCCAGTCCACATAAGCTGACCACTTATTTAGCCCATACTCAGACATAGAGGACTCACTAGAGGTACTAAGATTAATGGCATCGAAGTATGGACATGCCAAGCTCCGGAAAGACTTGGCGGTTAAATTACGCACCTCTTTGTCAGCGTCGTCCAGCTCACTAATGGAGCTGGACGCTCCGCTGGAATACTCATTAATATCTTTCCGTCTTAGTTTGGATGCAAGGTGCTGACGGCCCGGAGCAGGGATGAAGTATTGGGCTCTGTCGCACAAGGGCCCCACTCTGGAGCCAGAGCTCACAAAAGAGACGTGGCTCCCGTCTCCAAAGTGTTTTGTGTACCCACAGGTGCTGTTATCAAAGAAATTGACAGGTTCATTTACCGCCCTGGAGGATGCTTTTATTGATAAATGAATTTTCCCCGCATTAGCTTCTCCGCTGTAGCTTTTGCACACGCTTTCATCTGAACTGGCACATTTGTCCGAGTCACAAAGATCACTGTCCTCCTGCTCGGTGCTGACAACTGCTCCACCAAGATTAGCCTGCACTTTCGCCTGGCTCCTGCCCTCAAGTATCAAAGTCCCCTCCTGCGTTTCATCGCTTTCAAACGATGCGTAATCCACAAAGGAATACACCAGGTTGTCGTCTTCAAGATCCCAACAGGTCCCTCTCCCCAGATCATAATCTACGTCGTGATCGAGCTCGGTCAGCTGGATTTCGTGCGTGGTGATATAGTGAGACTCGTCCTCCACGGTGTCGGAGCCGCAGTGGTCGGACAGCACCGCACTGGCACCATCATCAGACTCCGTCTTGCTGTTCAGATACATGTCCGTGTATTGGAGCTCATCACTCTCACTGCATACATGTTCACTGCAGTCGCTCGGGTCGAGCTCGGCCTGGCGCTGCTTCTCATTCTCCAAGTCCTGATCGGCGTTGGGACGTTTGGTCAGAGTTTCCAAAGGAGGCTCACCCGAAACAGGCCCGGGGAAGGTGGCCTGCTTGTCCTCTAACTGCTCTTCAACAATGTACTTTGAAATCATTTTACCCTCCTCGTCATGATCTCCCTGCTTTGAACTATCGCATTTGGAAACAGACAGCTGGTTTCCCTCGCCAGTGAAAGAAACTTTCACTGTTTTTGCGCCGTCCGGTTTCATGTCCAGGTCCACATAGTTGGACTCGTCGCTTTTTGTCTCTTTGGCGTGGCCCTTACTGCGCGTGTTGTCCTTATGCTTGTCCTCTGGGAGCAGCTTCCTGTGAAGTAGGGTGTCATCTCGGTAAGTGAGAGTTTCCTCCGCTGCTTCCATTTGGACCGGTCTTACCGTCAGGTGGTCCTCGTTTACGATGTTATCCCGACACAGGACGGAAAACTCTGCATGCTGGAGGAACGAGGAGGGTGGAGGGCGAGgacggtgagagagagagagagagagagagagagagagagagagagagagagagagagagagagatatggggGGAGTCCCAAGGAAAATCCCACGATGATTTCTCTCTGGTGTGAATCTCAGTGTGGGGAGGCtgcaagggcgtaactttgggttcaacattgggggggggtCGAGCTCCCCTTTCAAACAtttaattttctgcattctggtgaatttttctgcattctggtgaatttttctgcaactatttgtgccttttctgcatcctGTTATGGTGcacatgtcttttatttatgtaaaggaattTATAATAGGTTTTTGGGCCAAACTGGATTATTGGGAAGGTTGtaaccccccacccacccctgcAAATTACGCCTATGGGAGGCTGTGTACAATTTTTTCAAACGTGAACATGGAGCATGAGGCCttgtgaagaaaataaaaaaaatgccaagATTCAGCACCTTTCCTGGAGGAACAGCTCCCCTCTCCTTTAGAATTTCTTAAGCACATTTTCTGAGACATTTGCATTTCTCTAAACATGGAAGGAATCACCACATGGGTTTATAGTATTTCAGTTGTCCCCTCatatatataactttatataaagTGCTTGTTGTGAATGGACATTGACAGTGACAGACATGAGTTTATTCAGCTGGGTTTAGTATAATTGATACTGCCATTTTGTCACAGTTCCTTAGACATGGCCGCCTTGTCCCAAAAGCAGTAATAAAGGAAATAGGATTGAGGTGGCACCGATGCACTGACTGAAGAATTAAAACTTTTTGAGTGAGTCACAGCCTTTTGCAGGACATAGTGTTGTGCTGTATATAAAATGGCGTGGTGATTGCTCCTATTGTTGTGTTCCAGTAAATGTGCTTAAGGAATTGTG is a window from the Perca fluviatilis chromosome 1, GENO_Pfluv_1.0, whole genome shotgun sequence genome containing:
- the LOC120562550 gene encoding uncharacterized protein C4orf54-like, whose amino-acid sequence is MEAAEETLTYRDDTLLHRKLLPEDKHKDNTRSKGHAKETKSDESNYVDLDMKPDGAKTVKVSFTGEGNQLSVSKCDSSKQGDHDEEGKMISKYIVEEQLEDKQATFPGPVSGEPPLETLTKRPNADQDLENEKQRQAELDPSDCSEHVCSESDELQYTDMYLNSKTESDDGASAVLSDHCGSDTVEDESHYITTHEIQLTELDHDVDYDLGRGTCWDLEDDNLVYSFVDYASFESDETQEGTLILEGRSQAKVQANLGGAVVSTEQEDSDLCDSDKCASSDESVCKSYSGEANAGKIHLSIKASSRAVNEPVNFFDNSTCGYTKHFGDGSHVSFVSSGSRVGPLCDRAQYFIPAPGRQHLASKLRRKDINEYSSGASSSISELDDADKEVRNLTAKSFRSLACPYFDAINLSTSSESSMSEYGLNKWSAYVDWNYGNISRGRERSVIAHKTSSATWEMNKTVENKRHGKSITGMKAPQTKMYALHKRTSSQQSSSSSKKIELKDPVQSKQHGVTLNFRYNVEAPEGARRPKSSKKAQSDKVTGAVLARSGCEMQCHHTDSMEDTHKRAVFASSLLKNVISKKMQFEQERKMERGEICDTYPALSPTFHLKDQDGMKDISQGKGLQRQTSESGSGYNSADDQCLVGSGPAYCESAGEQKSSKDDSEKGQQEPPKASLSHSQSSAFNLLKQDEPEPVNEPSVTDTQTTAKGLDTSSMLTRLLFVPSCQLLSKEKDFTKDLQSCAPVTGGPAGPQKCEKEFQTGNNGNIVGKEENEKGGKTPEIKICLRSVKEDKGCTLNIANLLTPKLSFNTVNTFRTAGEAKCHVLSASDKIPNFTVRDIRDTKCKFQTPIYQVRDVRKLVKSSYRFVSLENSESKCSTAADKLEATKEPVKHVSPSPIVIKCHSVKTNVKQQTTEVLQTQAEKGISSKTSQSENTPSHSTASTVPIVVSKQLPPDQSEIQPNIETKLTKQRQEKFACETAERRNEPKIPKQAALEKLKAAVKTMEQLYVFDRNEWKRKTHAPQPITDSHVLSLIASEEQGAEELETTNTDRIPQSQEDKGSLNIIHVPYNHNTFQTQSQQSKTFSNKHILHFGNKARISISSDSNPIPQSSVPQTSTMKSSKTPVAPLSVKIEPPKHSQVEPGKVKIIPTNPSVAQACSDSENYLTIPGLGYTNEIKLLNQEPVLREVSSNNSQIKTVDRQTPEQKRFPLIMEYPASSIYHSGPTTGPQAQQQVLCFSPSVPPVSPTPSTGEAVPQTQRKMLLDPTTGHYYLVDTPIQAATKRLFDPETGQYVDVPMPHSPVAPVTPVPVSLSPLALSPGAYAPTYMIYPGFIPSPTLSAQAVLPQSPCHSEDAGGEKVKNARSPKPETNAAGAENVYYSAKGEAPQGPLQLPVSLGHVSARGGAATSDRKPVISITTQQGPRIIAPPSFDGTTMSFVVEHR